The Betta splendens chromosome 7, fBetSpl5.4, whole genome shotgun sequence genome includes a window with the following:
- the lamtor5 gene encoding ragulator complex protein LAMTOR5, with protein sequence MEATLEQHLDDTMKNPAIVGVLCTDQQGHNLGCRGSLSDEHGGVVSVLAKQAAALSRDPTDTPTVCLESESGNILVRTHGTITVAVHKIAS encoded by the exons ATGGAGGCGACCCTTGAACAGCATCTCGATGATAC CATGAAGAATCCTGCCATCGTCGGGGTTCTCTGTACGGATCAACAAGGACACAACCTGGGCT GCCGCGGCTCTCTGTCTGATGAACATGGTGGCGTTGTGTCAGTTCTGGCAAAACAAGCTGCAGCTCTCTCCAGAGACCCAACAGACACTCCAACTGTGTGTCTGGAGTCTGAGTCAGG AAATATTCTGGTGCGGACTCACGGGACCATCACAGTGGCAGTTCACAAAATAGCATCTTAA